A region of Rhodamnia argentea isolate NSW1041297 chromosome 9, ASM2092103v1, whole genome shotgun sequence DNA encodes the following proteins:
- the LOC115753004 gene encoding zinc transport protein ZntB-like, which produces MEKRRGGDSADDRPGSRGGGDRTKRPDGRGVFSGRDAAPGSDLWKDGLICAFEFVGGRRRSSDYSKSGSKLPSRALTKVDHSKAPVGANGGVVEALPQAASRGYDSEVAAGDGYGESLVREQGQFPSVDRLEGSHWVPIGWERISALTQTVQVDASWTMQLESLDGDEDLTAAEMAAPYWERPAGPIWWCHFSAGHPAVQAWLSNAQWLHLAVSLALRDEGRLISERMKHLLYEVPVRVAGGLLFELLGQSAGDPFVNEDDIPIVLRSWQAQNFLITVLHIKGPVKTMNVLGITEVQELLLAGGYNVPRTVHELIAHLTCRLSRWDDRLFRKSIFGAADEIELKFMNRRNQEDLNLFTIILNQEIRRLSRQVIRVKWSLHAREEIVFELLQHIKGNTTRILLEGINNSTRQMIDEQEAVRGRLFTIQDVMQSTVRAWLQDRSLKVTHNLAVFGGCGVVLTIITGLFGINVDGIPGGSNTPYAFGLFSAIVVFLGIVLIAVGLIYLGLKAPVTEEQVEVRKLELQELVKMFQHEAETHAQVRKPLSRSNLTPTAGDILPGDADYVVIHES; this is translated from the exons ATGGAAAAGAGGAGAGGCGGAGATTCGGCCGATGATCGGCCGGGTTctcgcggcggcggcgatcgaACGAAGAGACCCGACGGTCGCGGAGTTTTTTCTGGTAGGGACGCCGCTCCTGGGAGCGATCTCTGGAAGGATGGGCTCATTTGTGCTTTTGAATTTGTTGGGGGGCGTAGAAGATCGAGTGATTATTCCAAGTCCGGCTCCAAATTGCCGAGCAGAGCGCTGACCAAAGTTGATCACTCGAAGGCGCCGGTGGGTGCAAATGGTGGTGTGGTTGAGGCATTACCTCAAGCAGCGAGTAGAGGATATGACAGTGAGGTTGCTGCTGGTGATGGTTATGGCGAGAGCCTAGTTCGTGAGCAAGGCCAGTTTCCTAGTGTTGATAGGTTGGAGGGTAGTCACTGGGTGCCAATTGGGTGGGAAAGGATCTCGGCTCTCACCCAAACCGTGCAAGTAGATGCCAGTTGGACGATGCAGCTAGAATCGTTGGATGGCGATGAGGACCTCACGGCCGCGGAAATGGCAGCTCCTTACTGGGAGAGGCCTGCAGGGCCAATATGGTGGTGTCATTTCTCGGCAGGTCATCCCGCTGTGCAAGCGTGGCTCAGTAACGCTCAGTGGTTGCATCTGGCCGTCAGTTTGGCTCTGAGGGATGAAGGTCGGCTCATAAGCGAGCGGATGAAACATCTACTTTATGAG GTCCCAGTTAGAGTAGCTGGAGGACTGTTATTTGAGCTCCTTGGACAATCAGCTGGAGATCCATTTGTCAATGAGGATGACATCCCAATTGTGCTACGGTCTTGGCAAGCACAGAACTTCCTGATAACTGTACTCCACATAAAGGGGCCCGTGAAAACCATGAACGTGCTGGGAATAACTGAGGTTCAG GAGCTTCTTCTTGCTGGTGGTTATAATGTCCCAAGAACAGTGCATGAACTCATAGCGCATTTAACTTGCCGCCTTTCTCGATGGGATGACAG GTTATTCCGTAAGTCAATTTTTGGAGCAGCTGATGAGATTGAACTTAAGTTTATGAACAG GAGAAACCAAGAGGACTTGAATCTTTTTACTATAATTCTAAACCAAGAAATCAGAAGGTTGTCCAGACAG GTCATAAGAGTGAAATGGTCACTTCATGCAAGAGAGGAGATCGTGTTTGAGCTGCTCCAACATATAAAGGGTAATACGACTAGAATTTTGTTGGAGGGAATTAACAATAGCACTAGGCAAATGATCGACGAGCAAGAAGCTGTCCGTGGTCGCTTGTTCACCATTCAAGACGTGATGCAGAGCACTGTCCGTGCATGGTTGCAG GATAGAAGCCTTAAAGTAACTCATAATTTGGCTGTTTTTGGAGGCTGTGGGGTTGTTCTTACGATCATAACCGGCCTTTTTGGTATTAATGTCGATGGGATCCCTGGAGGAAGCAACACACCATATGCATTCGGTCTGTTTTCAGCCATTGTTGTCTTTTTGGGGATTGTGTTGATTGCAGTTGGCTTGATTTACCTTGGGTTGAAAGCACCAGTGACGGAGGAGCAAGTTGAAGTCAGGAAGTTGGAGTTACAAGAGTTGGTAAAGATGTTCCAGCACGAGGCGGAAACACATGCTCAAGTGCGTAAACCGCTTTCTCGAAGTAACTTGACACCCACAGCTGGAGACATCTTGCCCGGCGATGCTGATTATGTAGTCATCCACGAAAGTTAA